The Halomicronema hongdechloris C2206 genome includes a window with the following:
- the rdgB gene encoding RdgB/HAM1 family non-canonical purine NTP pyrophosphatase encodes MVTVVVATGNPGKLKELQAHLADLAWQLTLKPPELEVEETGQTFLENARLKAAQVAQATGQWAIADDSGLEVDALGGAPGIYSARYADSDASRIERVLRELGDRPERGAQFVCALALSRPDGTIALETEGICRGELLLAPRGIGGFGYDPIFYLPALGLTFAEMTSAQKAEHSHRAIAFRQLLPQLKAHPSLT; translated from the coding sequence ATGGTGACGGTGGTTGTGGCAACGGGAAATCCAGGCAAGCTGAAGGAGTTGCAAGCTCATTTGGCCGATTTGGCATGGCAACTGACCCTGAAGCCCCCTGAACTAGAGGTGGAAGAAACTGGTCAGACCTTCTTGGAAAATGCCCGCCTCAAGGCAGCTCAGGTGGCCCAGGCCACAGGACAATGGGCCATTGCCGATGACTCTGGTCTAGAGGTGGATGCCCTGGGGGGTGCCCCTGGCATCTATTCGGCTCGCTACGCTGATTCTGACGCCAGCCGCATCGAGCGGGTACTACGTGAGTTAGGCGACCGGCCTGAGCGGGGGGCTCAGTTTGTCTGTGCCTTAGCCTTGTCTCGTCCCGATGGCACCATTGCCCTAGAAACGGAGGGCATCTGTCGAGGTGAATTGCTTCTGGCGCCTCGGGGCATAGGTGGCTTCGGCTATGATCCCATCTTTTATTTGCCAGCTTTGGGCTTGACGTTTGCAGAAATGACATCGGCCCAGAAAGCAGAGCATAGCCATCGAGCCATTGCCTTCCGGCAGTTGCTGCCTCAGCTCAAGGCCCATCCCAGCCTAACCTAA
- a CDS encoding photosystem II protein Y — protein MDGRVLIVLLPILIAGGWAVFNIGKVAMSQLQEFMNKEA, from the coding sequence ATGGACGGGCGTGTTCTCATTGTGTTGCTTCCTATTCTTATCGCAGGCGGTTGGGCCGTTTTCAACATTGGTAAGGTAGCAATGTCCCAACTGCAGGAATTTATGAATAAGGAAGCCTAA
- a CDS encoding DUF3370 domain-containing protein, protein MLAFAPLFASVPESAVDSPPPTVTASASSSPGQSGDMVQRHEVRALPGQLDGIPMFNSNSPEVVQREGILLSTFPAEEMAAPRAHLDFPLQGRFNLFAHHIARGLTQTDRRSLFLGVLVHNPGQQPVKLEVLQGVSYLSQEAPFHDLPAYVANPNGNVYAGPGSRTMTDMLQDKPQEHWPDRITIPPGHVSLLMNVPIPLRRLTVPTNGTLPPGSPIPVKPTDVIAALPHMQLGLPLQSGNWMAGSPALADGQALPSNGRTALMYLSSDGPVHLASLAMYAPRLANGDERVPTLSEWIALLKTGDLAGPRDISPTPPENKSAEPFYYGRVAGVAQGERWDAIATDDPDSDSLSIPNPGEAFSYVISTLDRNTLGTGQIQSAPMLARYPDTAYRAHGNYGVHYSLTLPLKNPTDDAQMVLLKFQTPLQDESLKDGLRFRQPPDDAIFFRGTVRIQATNRLGLQQSRYVHLVQRRGQAGEPLLKLELPPGEQRQVVVDFLYPPDATPPQVITVQTTDPYGGIEARAPQD, encoded by the coding sequence ATGCTGGCGTTCGCGCCACTGTTTGCATCGGTTCCAGAATCGGCGGTGGACAGCCCGCCACCCACCGTGACGGCATCCGCCTCGTCGTCACCGGGGCAATCTGGTGATATGGTCCAGCGCCACGAAGTGCGTGCTTTACCGGGGCAGCTGGATGGAATTCCTATGTTTAACAGCAACAGCCCTGAGGTGGTGCAGCGGGAGGGCATTTTGTTGTCGACCTTCCCAGCGGAGGAGATGGCCGCGCCCCGGGCTCACCTAGACTTTCCTCTGCAGGGGCGGTTTAATCTGTTTGCCCACCACATTGCTCGGGGGCTGACTCAGACTGATCGGCGCTCTTTGTTCCTAGGGGTATTGGTTCATAACCCGGGGCAACAGCCCGTGAAGCTAGAGGTGCTGCAGGGGGTCAGTTATCTCAGTCAAGAAGCTCCCTTTCACGATTTACCCGCCTATGTAGCTAATCCCAACGGTAATGTCTATGCCGGGCCGGGCAGCCGTACCATGACGGACATGCTGCAGGATAAGCCTCAGGAGCATTGGCCTGATCGGATTACGATTCCCCCTGGTCATGTCAGTCTGTTGATGAATGTGCCGATTCCGCTGCGACGCTTGACGGTGCCTACCAACGGCACCCTACCGCCTGGTTCCCCGATTCCAGTGAAGCCGACCGATGTGATTGCGGCGTTGCCTCATATGCAGCTTGGCTTGCCGCTGCAGAGTGGTAACTGGATGGCTGGCTCACCGGCATTGGCGGATGGGCAGGCGTTACCCAGCAATGGCCGTACGGCCTTGATGTATCTATCTAGTGATGGTCCGGTGCATCTGGCCAGTCTGGCCATGTATGCTCCCCGCTTAGCCAATGGGGATGAACGGGTGCCGACCCTCTCGGAATGGATTGCCTTGCTGAAGACGGGAGATTTGGCTGGTCCCCGGGATATTTCCCCTACACCGCCGGAGAATAAGTCTGCGGAGCCCTTTTATTACGGTCGGGTGGCAGGGGTAGCCCAGGGAGAACGGTGGGATGCGATCGCAACCGACGATCCCGATAGCGATAGCCTCAGCATTCCCAACCCTGGGGAAGCCTTTTCCTACGTCATCAGCACCCTGGACCGCAACACCCTGGGCACTGGTCAGATCCAGAGTGCTCCCATGCTGGCCCGCTATCCCGACACCGCCTATCGCGCCCACGGCAACTATGGGGTGCACTACTCCCTCACCCTGCCCCTGAAGAACCCCACCGACGATGCTCAGATGGTGCTGCTCAAGTTTCAAACCCCACTGCAGGATGAATCCCTGAAAGACGGGCTGCGGTTTCGCCAGCCCCCCGATGATGCCATCTTTTTCCGCGGTACCGTGCGGATTCAGGCCACCAATCGTCTAGGCCTGCAGCAGAGTCGCTATGTGCATTTGGTGCAACGCCGAGGTCAGGCCGGTGAACCGCTGCTGAAGCTAGAGCTACCCCCAGGGGAGCAACGCCAGGTAGTTGTCGACTTTCTCTATCCCCCTGACGCCACGCCCCCCCAGGTGATTACGGTGCAGACCACCGATCCCTATGGGGGAATCGAAGCTAGGGCGCCCCAAGACTAA